A window of the Alnus glutinosa chromosome 4, dhAlnGlut1.1, whole genome shotgun sequence genome harbors these coding sequences:
- the LOC133866749 gene encoding peptidyl-prolyl cis-trans isomerase CYP57, with translation MSTIYVLEPPTKGKVVLNTTHGPLDIELWPKEAPKAVRNFVQLCLEGYYQNTIFHRIIKGFLVQAGDPTGTGNGGESIYGGAFADEFHSRLRFKHRGLVACANAGSPNSNGSQFFISLDHCEWLDRKNTIFGKVTGDSIYNLTRLGEIEADKNDRPLDPPKIISVEVLWNPFDDIVPRATQKALIKSTTDTDKKDTKTKAVKKLNLLSFGEEAEEEEKELVAVKQKIKSSHDVLDDPRLLKNSSDVKTARDVQLSVREALSSKKDESQKDSEAEFSNSLDYSDDDEANFDERMRLQILRRRKELADIPSKPKLRNGNSNPKRKEISTSRPNTESIDDDDQPRIEKLSLKKKGIGSEARAERMANTDSDLQLLGEAERGRQLQKQKRRRMQGREDEVLAKLEKFKVTMSGKPMVSGSGSGDGNDELSDWKAVRLKFGPEPGKDRMSRSNDPNDYVVHDPLLEKGKEKFNRMVAKQKRRDREWAGRSLT, from the exons CTGGACATCGAGCTGTGGCCCAAAGAGGCCCCGAAGGCCGTCCGCAACTTCGTCCAGCTCTGCCTCGAAGGCTACTACCAGAACACCATCTTCCACCGCATCATCAAGGGCTTCCTCGTTCAGGCTGGCGATCCCACCGGTACTGGCAACG GTGGTGAATCTATTTATGGGGGTGCTTTTGCCGACGAGTTTCATTCGCGATTAAGGTTCAAACACAGGGGCTTGGTTGCGTGTGCTAATGCTGGCTCACCAAATTCGAATGGGAGTCAGTTCTTTATATCGTTGGACCACTGCGAGTGGCTTGACCGGAAGAATACTATTTTTGGGAAG GTGACTGGGGATTCGATATATAATCTTACGAGATTGGGTGAGATTGAAGCTGATAAGAATGACCGGCCATTGGATCCACCCAAGATTATCTCAGTTGAG GTGTTATGGAACCCTTTTGATGATATTGTTCCAAGAGCAACTCAAAAGGCTTTGATCAAATCCACAACTGATACTGACAAGAAAGATACAAAGACAAAGGCTGTGAA AAAGCTGAACTTGCTTTCATTTGGAGAAGAAgctgaagaagaggagaaagaaTTGGTGGCTGTAAAGCAAAAGATCAAGAGCAGTCATGATGTATTGGATGATCCTCGTCTTTTAAAG AACTCTTCTGATGTCAAAACAGCAAGGGATGTGCAGTTATCTGTAAGAGAAGCTCTAAGCTCAAAGAAAGATGAGTCACAGAAAGATTCAGAAGCTGAATTTTCTAATTCCCTTGATTatagtgatgatgatgaggcCAACTTTGATGAACGAATGCGTCTACAAATACTCAGAAGACGGAAGGAGTTGGCAGATATCCCATCTAAGCCAAAATTGCGCAATG GGAATTCTAATCCAAAACGCAAAGAAATATCTACATCAAG GCCTAACACTGAAagcattgatgatgatgatcaacCAAGGATAGAAAAGCTGTCTTTGAAGAAAAAGGGAATCGGATCAGAAGCCAGAGCAGAACGAATGGCTAATACGGATTCGGACTTACAGCTGTTGGGTGAAGCTGAACGAGGAAGGCAGTTGCAAAAACAGAAAAGGCGCAGAATGCAAGGACGTGAAGATGAA GTTCTAGCAAAACTTGAGAAGTTTAAGGTCACCATGTCTGGAAAACCCATGGTCTCAGGTAGTGGATCTGGAGATGGCAATGATGAATTATCTGACTGGAAAGCAGTTAGATTGAAGTTTGGTCCTGAACCTGGCAAG GACCGCATGTCTCGCAGTAATGACCCGAATGACTACGTAGTGCATGACCCTCTTTTGGAGAAGGGAAAAGAGAAGTTCAACCGGATGGTAGCCAAGCAAAAGCGACGAGACCGGGAATGGGCTGGCAGATCTCTTACTTGA